The following proteins are co-located in the Myxococcus fulvus genome:
- a CDS encoding S9 family peptidase: MNPGLIPLVVSLLWTQAPAPAATPAAAQGAAAKPSQVPGIAPLPGQPNVWVSNVPPVPDALRRRMEQYLESRTAALSDASDDGKQLLITTRFADTNQLHVVEMPMGARTQITFAKEPINRAVFQPGDANVVYYLQDKGGGEFFQVFKLDRRTGRSELLTDGKSRHEALRVSSDGRWLAYAGTGRNGKDTDVYVASTSEPTKARRLTELEGTYSPQEFSADGSKLLVQRFRAADDSDLFVVDVASGERRQLTPSEGKGSVDGATFTKDGQGVYLVTDRYSDFSELYLLDTRTAPTAQPPASLTKSVRWSVTDLALSPDGRKLAVAFNEDGYTTVSLLDTRTRALSALTTLPKGVGGGLKFPRKRSDVLALSLGSARSPMDVWTVDLKSRKPTRWTRSEVGGLDTEAFVEPTLVRYPSTDGVQVPALLYVPRNTGGKKVPVVVSFHGGPEGQSRPMFSNFTQFIAGELGMAVLVPNVRGSDGYGKAYRAMDDGVKREQSLKDIGATLDFIASRPELDATRVGVSGGSYGGYMTLASVAFYPDRFKAAVDVVGISSLPSFLQNTQAYRRDLRRAEYGDERIPEVRRVQERISPLGSVDKIRAALFVQQGANDPRVPQSEAEQIVQAVRQRSPDVWYMLATDEGHGFQKKPTRDYAQMTTMMFFEKHLGPPQAPAPK, from the coding sequence ATGAACCCAGGCCTGATTCCCCTCGTCGTGTCCTTGCTCTGGACCCAGGCGCCCGCGCCCGCCGCGACCCCCGCCGCCGCGCAGGGCGCCGCCGCGAAACCATCACAGGTGCCCGGAATCGCGCCGCTGCCCGGTCAGCCGAACGTGTGGGTGAGCAACGTGCCCCCGGTGCCGGACGCGCTGCGTCGCCGGATGGAGCAGTACCTGGAGTCCCGCACCGCGGCGCTCTCGGACGCCAGTGATGACGGCAAGCAGTTGCTCATCACCACGCGCTTCGCGGACACCAACCAGCTCCACGTGGTGGAGATGCCCATGGGAGCGCGCACGCAAATCACCTTCGCGAAGGAGCCCATCAACCGGGCTGTCTTCCAGCCGGGCGACGCGAACGTCGTCTATTACCTGCAGGACAAGGGCGGCGGGGAGTTCTTCCAGGTGTTCAAGCTGGACCGGCGCACGGGGCGCTCGGAGCTCTTGACGGACGGCAAGAGCCGCCACGAGGCGCTGCGCGTCTCCTCGGATGGCCGCTGGCTGGCGTACGCGGGCACGGGCCGCAACGGCAAGGACACGGACGTGTACGTGGCCTCCACGTCGGAGCCCACGAAGGCGCGCCGCCTCACGGAGCTGGAGGGCACGTACTCACCGCAGGAGTTCTCCGCGGATGGCTCGAAGCTGCTGGTGCAGCGCTTCCGGGCCGCAGATGACTCGGACCTGTTCGTGGTGGACGTGGCGTCCGGGGAGCGCCGCCAGCTCACGCCCTCCGAGGGCAAGGGCAGCGTCGACGGCGCCACCTTCACGAAGGACGGCCAGGGCGTCTATCTGGTGACGGACCGCTACAGCGACTTCTCCGAGCTGTACCTGCTCGACACGCGCACCGCGCCCACGGCCCAGCCGCCCGCGTCGCTGACGAAGTCGGTGCGGTGGAGCGTGACGGACCTGGCGCTGTCCCCGGACGGACGCAAGCTGGCGGTGGCCTTCAACGAGGACGGCTACACCACGGTGTCGCTGCTGGACACGCGCACGCGCGCCTTGTCCGCGCTGACGACGCTGCCCAAGGGCGTGGGCGGCGGGCTGAAGTTCCCGCGCAAGCGCTCGGACGTGCTCGCGCTCTCGCTGGGCAGCGCGCGCAGCCCCATGGACGTGTGGACGGTGGACTTGAAGTCGCGCAAGCCGACGCGCTGGACGCGCTCGGAGGTGGGCGGCCTGGACACGGAGGCCTTCGTGGAGCCGACGCTCGTGCGCTACCCGTCCACCGACGGCGTCCAGGTGCCCGCGCTCCTCTACGTGCCCCGGAACACGGGCGGCAAGAAGGTGCCCGTCGTCGTCAGCTTCCACGGCGGGCCGGAGGGACAGAGCCGGCCGATGTTCAGCAACTTCACCCAGTTCATCGCCGGCGAGCTGGGCATGGCGGTGCTGGTGCCCAACGTGCGCGGCTCGGACGGGTACGGCAAGGCGTACCGCGCCATGGATGACGGCGTGAAGCGTGAGCAGAGCCTGAAGGACATCGGCGCGACGCTGGACTTCATCGCCTCGCGGCCGGAGCTGGACGCCACGCGCGTGGGTGTCTCGGGTGGCTCGTACGGGGGTTACATGACGCTGGCGTCGGTGGCCTTCTATCCCGACCGCTTCAAGGCCGCGGTGGACGTGGTGGGCATCTCCTCGCTGCCCAGCTTCCTGCAGAACACGCAGGCGTACCGCAGGGACTTGCGGCGCGCGGAGTACGGCGACGAGCGCATCCCCGAGGTGCGCCGCGTGCAGGAGCGCATCTCCCCGCTGGGCTCGGTGGACAAGATTCGCGCGGCGCTCTTCGTGCAGCAGGGGGCCAATGACCCGCGCGTGCCGCAGTCGGAGGCGGAGCAGATTGTCCAGGCCGTGCGTCAGCGCTCGCCGGACGTCTGGTACATGCTGGCCACCGACGAGGGCCACGGCTTCCAGAAGAAGCCCACCCGCGACTACGCGCAGATGACGACGATGATGTTCTTCGAGAAGCACCTGGGCCCACCCCAGGCACCCGCGCCGAAGTAG